In Sphingobacterium zeae, one genomic interval encodes:
- a CDS encoding sensor histidine kinase, with protein sequence MKKYKLAKFIAKVDPFVTTKDVKTLYTPSVRIILHFGMWSIFTVLLFCNYYYVLRIPTNQSLFLSLRVLASSLVVFYLFFYCIIPYARNSNLWILPFIASPVCIFIWLFINNLFYVLAYRYDYDLSNLYPLMGKEKNFIPNLWSVLSIKVIALNALSAIYSMSPFFFTKILIDMRRLNKDRMRIQEQKLKLSLENIQVEKDFLKAQLNPHFLFNTLNNLYRLTMKKDPTAPEVVLNLSEIMGYTLYDSDTEYVSLGKELDFIENYFSLEKMRHPKTYKIELKIEGREHAAYLTIAPLLTFNLIENAFKYGLKNEEDSFVQLFISISQDQFIFEIKNDYDNLDSTKIAPSKGIGIKNLRKRLHLIYPTKSDLQITDTGGEFKVVLNITLQHD encoded by the coding sequence ATGAAAAAGTATAAGCTTGCCAAATTTATCGCCAAGGTAGATCCATTCGTCACAACAAAGGACGTTAAAACATTGTATACACCTAGTGTGCGCATCATACTGCATTTTGGTATGTGGTCGATATTTACGGTACTTCTATTCTGCAACTACTACTATGTGTTGAGAATCCCGACGAACCAATCCTTGTTTTTATCGCTCCGCGTTTTAGCTTCATCACTTGTGGTATTCTATCTCTTTTTCTATTGCATCATACCCTATGCGCGAAATTCAAACTTATGGATATTACCGTTTATAGCATCACCTGTATGTATTTTTATTTGGTTATTTATCAATAATCTTTTTTATGTACTAGCCTACAGATATGATTATGACCTATCAAATCTATACCCATTAATGGGCAAAGAGAAAAACTTTATTCCAAATCTGTGGTCTGTTTTAAGTATCAAGGTGATTGCATTGAATGCATTATCTGCCATCTATTCGATGTCTCCTTTTTTTTTCACCAAAATATTAATTGATATGAGGAGATTAAACAAAGACAGGATGCGAATTCAAGAGCAGAAGTTAAAACTGTCACTAGAAAACATCCAAGTAGAAAAAGACTTTCTAAAGGCTCAACTTAATCCACATTTTCTATTCAATACGCTAAATAATCTCTATCGTTTGACCATGAAAAAAGATCCAACAGCGCCAGAGGTTGTTTTAAATTTATCCGAAATAATGGGATATACGTTATATGACTCGGATACAGAATATGTCTCCTTAGGGAAAGAGCTCGATTTTATTGAGAATTACTTTTCTTTGGAAAAAATGCGACATCCAAAAACCTATAAAATTGAATTGAAAATCGAAGGCCGAGAGCATGCTGCTTACCTCACAATTGCACCGTTATTGACATTTAATCTAATCGAAAACGCTTTTAAATACGGACTTAAAAATGAAGAGGACTCATTTGTCCAACTTTTTATTAGCATTTCCCAAGATCAATTTATTTTTGAAATTAAAAATGACTATGATAATTTAGATAGCACAAAAATAGCTCCGTCTAAAGGTATCGGTATTAAAAATTTAAGAAAACGTCTCCATCTCATTTATCCGACAAAGAGCGATCTCCAAATAACAGATACTGGCGGAGAATTTAAAGTTGTATTAAATATCACATTACAGCATGATTGA
- a CDS encoding GMC oxidoreductase, which produces MTNNVYDAIVVGSGITGGWAAKELTERGLKTIMLERGRNIEHIKDYPSPNKDPWDFPHGGRVPLDIAQHYLPFGIKNQWINEGNIDFWTNETESPYKEIKPFNWFRGYHVGGRSLMWGRQSYRLSDIDFEANSKDGYGIDWPVRYREIAPWYSYVEKFAGISGNKDGLAVLPDGDFMPPMEMNVVEKDLAARLKLRYQGKRHFIIGRVANITVPHHNRINCQYQNKCWLGCNFGAYFSTQSATLPAAMKTGKLTLRPFSIVKNIIYDPDTQRAKGVEIVDAETNQTYEYFAKIVFVCASTLNSTWLLMNSATDIWENGLGSSSGELGHNLMDHMLNSGAGGTVEGFEDKYIFGRRANGLYVPRFVNVPGDNKKRDYVRGFGYQGGASRPQWTGEVDNMSVGGAWKDAITEPGGWKIGFTAFGEILPYHDNSVVLDSSIRDKWGLPVLAIDAAIKENERKIRRDASNEMVEMLTSIGVKDVKTYDNGFSMGQGIHEMGTARMGNDPKTSVVNKFNQVWDAKNVFVTDGAFMTSSSCVNPSLTYMAFTARAVDFAVNELKKGNL; this is translated from the coding sequence ATGACTAACAATGTATATGATGCTATTGTCGTCGGGTCTGGAATCACTGGTGGCTGGGCAGCGAAGGAACTAACAGAGCGGGGACTTAAAACCATTATGTTAGAAAGAGGACGCAATATTGAACATATTAAAGATTATCCATCCCCCAACAAAGATCCATGGGATTTTCCGCATGGTGGACGTGTACCGTTGGATATTGCGCAACACTATTTACCATTTGGAATTAAAAATCAATGGATAAACGAAGGAAATATTGATTTCTGGACTAACGAAACTGAAAGTCCATATAAGGAAATAAAACCCTTTAATTGGTTCAGAGGTTATCACGTTGGTGGGCGTTCGCTTATGTGGGGGCGGCAGAGTTATCGTTTGTCAGATATTGATTTTGAGGCTAATAGCAAAGATGGTTACGGTATAGATTGGCCTGTACGTTATCGGGAGATAGCGCCCTGGTACAGTTACGTTGAAAAGTTTGCCGGAATCTCTGGTAATAAAGACGGATTAGCGGTGTTGCCAGACGGTGACTTTATGCCGCCGATGGAAATGAATGTTGTAGAAAAGGATCTTGCTGCACGACTAAAATTGCGTTACCAGGGCAAGCGGCATTTTATCATTGGCCGGGTTGCCAATATAACAGTTCCGCATCATAACCGCATCAATTGCCAATACCAAAATAAATGCTGGCTGGGCTGTAATTTTGGCGCTTACTTTAGCACACAATCTGCCACATTACCTGCTGCGATGAAGACAGGAAAGTTGACGTTACGTCCGTTTTCCATTGTAAAGAATATTATCTATGATCCTGATACGCAGCGAGCTAAAGGAGTTGAAATAGTTGATGCAGAAACGAATCAGACGTATGAATATTTTGCCAAAATTGTTTTTGTTTGTGCGTCGACGTTAAATTCCACCTGGTTATTAATGAATTCCGCTACTGATATATGGGAAAATGGTCTCGGTAGTAGCAGCGGGGAGCTGGGGCATAATTTAATGGATCACATGTTAAATAGTGGTGCCGGCGGAACTGTAGAGGGATTTGAAGATAAATATATTTTTGGACGAAGGGCTAATGGATTATATGTTCCGCGATTCGTTAATGTTCCCGGAGATAATAAGAAGCGAGATTATGTCCGTGGTTTTGGCTATCAGGGCGGTGCTTCACGGCCACAATGGACAGGAGAGGTCGACAATATGAGCGTGGGCGGGGCCTGGAAAGATGCTATTACTGAGCCCGGCGGCTGGAAAATTGGATTCACTGCTTTCGGGGAAATACTGCCATACCACGATAATAGCGTGGTATTGGATTCGTCTATTCGCGATAAATGGGGACTTCCTGTATTAGCAATAGATGCAGCGATCAAGGAGAACGAGCGGAAGATAAGACGTGATGCCAGTAATGAAATGGTGGAAATGTTAACATCAATTGGTGTCAAAGATGTAAAGACCTACGATAATGGGTTCAGTATGGGGCAGGGAATTCACGAAATGGGCACAGCACGAATGGGCAACGATCCAAAAACATCGGTGGTGAACAAATTTAATCAAGTATGGGACGCAAAAAATGTTTTTGTGACAGATGGGGCATTTATGACTTCTTCATCGTGTGTGAATCCATCACTAACGTATATGGCATTTACCGCAAGGGCGGTAGATTTTGCGGTAAATGAGCTAAAAAAAGGTAATCTTTAA
- a CDS encoding response regulator: MIKIAITDDHPLLLEGLKNIINAHEDFDVVGMYSSATELSKSIAVDMPMVLLLDINLPDANGIDLVKGLKENNNDLKIIAFSVHNEFAVINSILKEGADAYLQKNANGDEILTAISDVIAGKRYICEKTRTILNKKSEIGLKQVPKLTRREKEVLSFVAKGMTTHQIADALFISSHTVESHRKNLMEKFQTKSVTAAVKSALEYGLIRESYME, from the coding sequence ATGATTAAAATAGCGATTACAGACGATCACCCTTTGTTGCTTGAAGGATTGAAAAATATTATTAACGCGCATGAAGATTTTGACGTTGTCGGGATGTATTCTAGTGCGACAGAGCTGTCTAAGTCTATCGCGGTAGACATGCCAATGGTCCTGCTCCTCGATATTAATCTACCCGACGCCAACGGGATAGATTTAGTTAAAGGACTGAAAGAGAATAATAATGACCTGAAAATAATCGCATTTAGTGTACACAATGAATTTGCTGTCATCAATAGTATTTTAAAAGAGGGTGCCGATGCCTATTTACAGAAAAATGCAAATGGCGATGAAATACTGACTGCTATTTCAGATGTTATTGCTGGAAAGCGCTATATCTGTGAGAAAACCCGTACTATTTTGAACAAGAAGTCGGAAATAGGGCTGAAGCAGGTGCCAAAATTGACACGTCGTGAAAAAGAAGTGCTCAGTTTCGTAGCGAAAGGTATGACAACTCATCAAATTGCTGACGCTCTCTTTATTAGTTCGCACACGGTCGAAAGTCATCGTAAAAATCTAATGGAGAAGTTTCAAACGAAGAGTGTTACTGCCGCTGTCAAATCTGCCCTTGAATATGGTTTAATTCGAGAATCATACATGGAATGA
- a CDS encoding YihY/virulence factor BrkB family protein — protein MDIRTKSSSKIKTYWRILKSTVAGFLNEDSMKYSASLSYYTVFSIGPIFVLIIALAGIFYGEDAIEGRVFMELRGFVGNSAAKQIQEVIQNLQLSGKSNLALLVSSVTLVLAATTVFGDIQNSINKIWHVRAKPKKGWLKLVQDRLLSSSLVIGLGFLLVVTLIINGVILTLMDQLQRYFPDMTVMLVNGINFGLSFGTIFLLFSVIFKILPDVNIHWRTVRAGALFTSILFVLGRYLIGVYLEHSATQDTYGAAGSFVLILLWVYYTAAILYFGAIYTREYATVMGIPIEPSPYAVHVEIQEIERDVDEIPPAPLTQEEQTIVIEEAPNYPKK, from the coding sequence ATGGATATTAGAACTAAGAGTAGCAGTAAAATAAAAACCTATTGGCGAATTTTGAAAAGTACTGTTGCGGGATTTCTCAATGAGGATTCAATGAAGTACAGTGCGTCTCTATCTTATTATACTGTTTTCTCGATCGGTCCAATATTCGTTCTAATCATTGCTTTGGCTGGAATTTTTTATGGAGAGGATGCCATTGAGGGGAGGGTATTTATGGAGTTACGAGGTTTTGTGGGGAATAGTGCTGCCAAGCAGATTCAGGAGGTTATTCAGAATTTACAATTGTCAGGAAAGTCAAATCTGGCATTGCTGGTGAGTAGTGTTACTTTAGTTTTAGCCGCAACAACAGTTTTTGGGGATATCCAAAATTCCATCAACAAGATTTGGCACGTACGTGCGAAGCCAAAGAAAGGATGGCTAAAGTTAGTTCAGGATAGACTTTTGTCTTCATCATTAGTTATAGGATTGGGATTCTTGCTGGTTGTTACACTTATTATTAATGGGGTGATTTTGACCTTGATGGACCAGCTGCAGCGATATTTTCCAGATATGACAGTGATGTTAGTAAACGGAATCAACTTTGGTTTATCCTTTGGAACTATTTTTCTTTTGTTCAGTGTGATATTTAAGATACTGCCAGATGTCAATATTCATTGGCGAACGGTCCGTGCAGGCGCTTTATTTACTTCCATTTTATTTGTGTTAGGCAGGTACTTAATTGGGGTCTATTTGGAACATTCGGCTACACAAGATACTTATGGTGCAGCGGGCTCGTTTGTATTGATCTTGTTATGGGTTTATTATACAGCCGCTATCCTATACTTTGGCGCAATTTATACCAGAGAATACGCGACTGTAATGGGAATTCCAATAGAGCCTTCACCATACGCTGTTCATGTGGAAATTCAGGAAATTGAAAGAGATGTTGATGAAATTCCTCCAGCTCCACTAACACAAGAAGAACAAACTATAGTGATAGAGGAAGCTCCAAATTATCCCAAAAAATGA
- a CDS encoding sugar phosphate isomerase/epimerase family protein, whose product MTTIKGPAIFLAQFIGDEPPFNSLENICQWASALGYKGIQLPTLDSRFIDLEKAACDKSYALGLKAKVQSYGLEITELSTHLQGQLIAVNPSFDDLFDAFAPQYVHKDPAARQQWAIQQLKYAVQASHNLGLKALATFSGALLWPFIYPWPQRPANLIETGFAELAKLWLPILDECEQYDVDLCYELHPGEDLHDGATFDLFLENVNNHKRANILYDPSHFVLQCLDYLEFIDIYHERIKMFHVKDAEFTPSGRQGVYGGYQNWQARAGRFRSIGDGQVDFKAIFTKLTQYDFKGWAVLEWECAFKNAEDGAREGALHIKDYIIRVTDKAFDNFAAVETNDNLNRKLLGL is encoded by the coding sequence ATGACAACAATTAAAGGTCCTGCCATCTTTCTCGCACAATTTATCGGCGATGAACCTCCGTTTAATTCCTTAGAAAATATCTGCCAATGGGCCTCAGCGCTCGGCTATAAAGGCATTCAGTTGCCAACTTTAGATTCCCGTTTTATTGATCTAGAAAAAGCGGCATGCGACAAAAGCTATGCACTCGGCTTAAAAGCTAAAGTACAGTCCTATGGATTGGAAATCACCGAGCTCTCAACCCATCTCCAAGGACAACTAATTGCTGTAAACCCAAGTTTTGATGATCTATTTGACGCCTTCGCACCACAGTACGTACATAAAGATCCCGCAGCACGGCAACAGTGGGCCATACAACAATTAAAATATGCCGTACAGGCCTCGCACAATCTTGGACTGAAAGCATTAGCAACCTTTAGTGGCGCATTATTGTGGCCATTTATATACCCTTGGCCACAACGGCCAGCCAACTTGATTGAAACAGGATTTGCGGAACTTGCTAAACTATGGTTACCCATACTCGATGAATGCGAGCAATATGATGTTGATCTCTGTTATGAATTACATCCGGGCGAGGACCTCCACGATGGTGCTACTTTCGACCTGTTTCTCGAAAATGTCAATAATCACAAACGGGCAAACATCCTTTATGATCCCTCCCATTTTGTCCTTCAATGCCTCGATTACCTCGAATTTATTGACATTTATCACGAGCGAATTAAGATGTTTCATGTTAAAGATGCTGAATTTACACCTTCCGGCCGTCAGGGTGTTTATGGTGGCTACCAAAACTGGCAAGCTAGAGCTGGTCGATTTAGATCAATTGGCGATGGACAAGTGGACTTTAAAGCCATCTTTACCAAACTTACACAGTATGATTTTAAAGGTTGGGCGGTACTCGAATGGGAGTGTGCATTTAAAAATGCTGAAGATGGTGCTCGGGAAGGTGCCCTGCATATTAAAGACTATATCATACGGGTTACCGATAAGGCATTCGATAATTTCGCTGCAGTAGAAACCAACGATAACCTCAATCGCAAACTATTGGGTTTGTAA
- a CDS encoding LytR/AlgR family response regulator transcription factor, whose protein sequence is MIEKYSCIVIDDEPLGIELITDFVNQIPFLELRKTFGKPIEAMTFLQDNPIDLVFSDIEMPKLTGLDLLESLAQQPIFIFITAHRHFAIDGFEKGAADYLIKPVRFDRFLKAVNRAKEQLDTLKKLKNNPIKTERIFIKSESKFIRLMLKDIVYIEAQGNYLTMVTLNGTNQTLSTLKAMEEILHNSSFFRIHRAFIVNTDYIQSLNGNIVQLSNGKIIPIASNKKDQLYSLLGLH, encoded by the coding sequence ATGATTGAAAAGTATAGCTGCATCGTCATCGACGACGAGCCTTTAGGAATTGAACTCATTACAGATTTCGTCAATCAAATACCCTTTCTGGAACTGAGAAAAACATTCGGAAAGCCAATCGAGGCCATGACCTTCTTGCAAGATAATCCCATTGATTTGGTGTTTAGTGATATTGAAATGCCCAAGTTGACCGGCTTAGACCTATTGGAAAGTCTAGCGCAGCAACCCATCTTTATTTTTATCACAGCACACCGGCATTTTGCCATTGACGGATTTGAAAAAGGCGCCGCGGATTACCTCATTAAACCCGTTCGTTTCGATCGGTTTTTAAAAGCTGTAAATAGAGCAAAGGAACAACTTGATACGCTTAAAAAGCTAAAAAACAATCCTATAAAAACAGAACGCATTTTCATAAAAAGTGAAAGCAAGTTTATCAGATTAATGCTGAAGGATATTGTTTATATCGAGGCTCAGGGCAATTACTTGACCATGGTCACGCTTAACGGTACGAACCAGACATTATCTACCTTGAAAGCCATGGAAGAAATTTTACACAACTCCAGTTTCTTTCGAATTCACAGAGCATTTATCGTCAATACGGATTATATTCAGTCGTTAAATGGAAATATCGTTCAGCTTTCGAATGGAAAAATTATTCCTATCGCCAGCAATAAGAAAGACCAACTATATTCACTTTTGGGGTTACATTAA
- a CDS encoding Gfo/Idh/MocA family protein, producing MSTKKLKMGMIGGGKNAFIGAVHRMAAGIDGHIELCCGALSADPIVAKESGLLLGLPKDRSYGSYQEMILEESKRPAQERMDFVSIVTPNFAHFEPAMMALDHGFHVVLEKPMTLTLEQARLLQEKVEETGLTLCVTYTYSAYPMVKQARQLVKEGRLGPIRKIMVEYPQGWLSKLIENGLSLAFWRTDPEKSGKSGCMGDIGTHAAHLAEYISGLKITKMCADLQTFVDGRKLEDDGNILLRFENGATGVLSASQVAAGEENALKIRVYGEEGGLEWNQQDANTLIVKPVDQPTQLFRAGQPYLSPLAQHNVRLPAGHPEGYIEAFANIYRNFATTLLASMQGKVPTEEETDFPTVTDSVRGMKFLETVLASAASEQKWTDFLR from the coding sequence ATGAGCACTAAAAAACTTAAAATGGGTATGATAGGCGGAGGAAAGAATGCTTTTATAGGTGCTGTTCACCGTATGGCTGCCGGAATCGACGGCCATATTGAATTATGTTGCGGAGCACTAAGCGCTGACCCTATTGTTGCCAAAGAATCTGGATTACTTTTAGGACTTCCAAAAGACAGAAGTTATGGGAGTTATCAGGAAATGATCTTAGAAGAAAGTAAGCGCCCGGCGCAAGAACGTATGGACTTCGTCAGCATCGTCACCCCTAATTTTGCTCATTTCGAACCGGCGATGATGGCTTTAGACCATGGCTTTCATGTCGTCCTTGAAAAACCCATGACTCTCACACTTGAACAAGCGCGTTTACTTCAAGAGAAAGTAGAAGAAACCGGATTAACCCTTTGTGTGACATATACATACTCTGCTTATCCTATGGTGAAACAGGCCCGTCAACTGGTGAAAGAAGGTCGACTAGGTCCAATCAGAAAGATTATGGTCGAATACCCACAAGGTTGGCTCAGTAAACTTATCGAAAACGGTCTCTCGCTAGCATTCTGGCGCACCGATCCAGAAAAAAGCGGGAAAAGCGGATGTATGGGTGATATCGGAACCCACGCGGCACATTTAGCAGAATATATCTCAGGCCTGAAAATAACTAAAATGTGTGCCGACTTACAAACTTTCGTCGACGGGAGAAAACTGGAAGACGACGGCAATATTTTACTGCGATTTGAAAACGGTGCAACGGGAGTGCTATCTGCCTCGCAGGTCGCTGCCGGAGAGGAAAATGCCTTAAAAATTAGAGTATATGGTGAAGAAGGCGGTTTAGAATGGAACCAACAAGATGCCAATACACTAATCGTCAAACCTGTCGATCAGCCGACACAGCTCTTTAGAGCCGGACAACCATACCTTTCGCCACTCGCACAACATAATGTACGCTTACCAGCTGGCCACCCAGAAGGATACATTGAAGCATTTGCCAATATCTATAGAAATTTTGCAACTACACTTTTAGCGTCCATGCAAGGTAAAGTTCCTACAGAAGAAGAGACTGACTTCCCGACCGTAACTGATAGTGTCCGGGGCATGAAGTTTTTGGAGACTGTACTTGCTTCGGCAGCGTCCGAACAAAAATGGACTGACTTCCTAAGGTAA
- a CDS encoding outer membrane beta-barrel protein: protein MNKLIVVTLIIFFTNSLLFAQSTVIGKVSDQSGSPVPYATVSFQPLHAMKDTSIVKITDEYGNFQLLIYEKGTYLASVLIEKVLKTQQKIDIKESNETMALVVPKSRLTDLVLDEVTVNNRRPIIQRKIDRLIMHVGQTANAVGKSALDLLQIAPGVFVNNGQISINGIMGTRILVDGKSINLAGSDLKNYLQSLRSSEIQSIEIMAHPSAEFDAEGSGGIINIIFKKNDKQGINGYIGNDYGIGLGKYAAYNPYTALNYRKGKIGLTASYAYTHAKSYEELKQQRNFPNNGLYSQTTDNTQTNSNSRIRTAVTYDRSKKESFGLAYTSQYSNFTGPSVAHATVNYQDPAKNIISAGSFPSESKSNYQNLGLNYARETDSLHSKVTIIADYTHNKRTGNSISSTTDWNTTGSVMSDTLFRLDYPSTAKIFTGEAKYNWIVKKGNNLSIGLKSTATDIINTNNYQVFDQHWTPSPALDFEFAYKERIYATYANYAGKWAKIDYQFGLRGEKSIVQGRLWGAQQADLSQHYFNWFPSIFLKKDLNMEGSNYLTFSYNRRIRRPSYFDLNPYKYYIDNYSVQTGNPYLIPQFTNSIEIGGLWKEKYYSALNYSQTKNAISQIIRNQAQEELLTVIKDNVGTQKVWTATISVPVNFFSFWSSTNTVLFTNTRSASPNFNIKKASFLVQTEQEITCGKGYSMNINAFYTPQMLIGNIVTKAIGSVDLGIQKKFIKDKLVAKASISDIFYTNNYTATSYFDDTKIWISHQEQSRVCSISLIYNFKKGTAFKAKKMESSNMEENGRL from the coding sequence ATGAACAAATTAATAGTAGTCACTCTGATCATATTTTTTACTAACAGTTTGCTATTCGCTCAAAGCACAGTCATCGGAAAGGTTTCCGATCAATCTGGAAGTCCAGTCCCCTACGCCACCGTTTCTTTTCAGCCATTACATGCGATGAAAGATACATCAATAGTGAAAATAACTGATGAGTACGGGAACTTTCAGTTGCTCATCTACGAAAAAGGAACTTACCTCGCTTCAGTTCTTATTGAAAAAGTATTGAAAACGCAGCAAAAAATCGATATCAAAGAATCGAATGAAACCATGGCATTGGTCGTTCCCAAATCACGCTTAACTGACCTCGTTTTGGATGAAGTGACGGTAAATAATCGCAGACCGATCATACAGCGAAAAATCGACCGTCTCATCATGCATGTTGGACAAACAGCCAATGCTGTTGGAAAGTCAGCCTTAGATTTACTTCAAATAGCACCAGGAGTGTTTGTCAATAACGGCCAAATTTCAATTAACGGGATAATGGGCACACGCATTCTGGTAGACGGAAAAAGTATTAATCTCGCAGGAAGTGATCTTAAGAATTACCTTCAGTCATTACGTTCCAGTGAGATCCAAAGCATTGAAATTATGGCGCATCCCTCAGCGGAATTTGATGCAGAAGGCAGTGGGGGCATAATTAATATTATTTTTAAGAAAAATGATAAGCAAGGAATCAATGGTTATATCGGCAATGACTATGGAATAGGCCTCGGAAAATATGCCGCATACAATCCTTACACCGCTTTAAATTATCGAAAGGGCAAAATTGGTTTAACGGCAAGCTATGCCTACACTCACGCTAAATCCTATGAAGAACTAAAACAACAGAGAAATTTTCCCAATAATGGTTTATATAGTCAAACAACAGACAATACACAAACAAACAGCAATAGCCGGATAAGAACAGCCGTGACATACGATCGTTCAAAGAAGGAATCTTTCGGATTAGCCTACACGAGCCAATACAGTAATTTTACTGGTCCCTCCGTTGCCCATGCGACCGTGAACTACCAAGATCCAGCTAAAAATATCATTTCGGCGGGCAGCTTTCCTTCCGAATCGAAATCCAATTATCAAAACCTTGGATTAAATTATGCAAGGGAAACAGACAGTTTGCACTCTAAAGTTACTATAATCGCCGATTACACGCATAATAAACGAACTGGAAATAGTATCAGCAGCACCACGGATTGGAATACAACGGGTAGCGTAATGAGCGATACGTTGTTCAGATTGGATTATCCAAGTACAGCAAAAATATTTACGGGCGAAGCAAAATACAACTGGATCGTAAAAAAGGGAAACAATTTGTCTATTGGTTTAAAGTCTACAGCGACAGATATCATAAACACCAATAATTATCAGGTCTTCGATCAACATTGGACACCAAGTCCAGCGCTGGATTTCGAATTCGCTTATAAAGAAAGAATTTATGCGACATATGCAAATTACGCAGGAAAATGGGCAAAAATTGATTATCAATTCGGGCTTAGAGGAGAGAAATCCATCGTTCAGGGGCGACTTTGGGGAGCACAGCAGGCAGATCTTTCACAACATTATTTCAATTGGTTTCCAAGCATCTTTTTAAAGAAAGATCTAAATATGGAAGGAAGCAATTACCTTACTTTTTCCTACAATAGAAGAATTAGACGTCCTTCATACTTCGATTTAAATCCATATAAATATTATATCGATAATTATTCCGTGCAGACAGGAAATCCCTATTTGATACCCCAATTTACAAATTCAATAGAAATTGGGGGGCTGTGGAAGGAAAAATACTATAGCGCATTAAATTATTCACAGACAAAAAACGCCATATCACAAATCATACGCAACCAGGCACAAGAAGAGCTGTTGACCGTCATTAAAGACAACGTTGGTACCCAAAAGGTATGGACCGCTACCATCAGCGTGCCTGTAAACTTCTTTTCCTTCTGGTCAAGCACGAATACCGTTCTGTTCACAAATACCCGTTCCGCTTCTCCAAACTTTAATATAAAAAAAGCCTCTTTCCTTGTACAGACGGAACAGGAAATAACCTGTGGTAAAGGCTATAGTATGAATATAAATGCATTCTATACACCTCAAATGTTAATCGGAAATATTGTAACTAAGGCCATAGGGTCGGTCGATTTAGGAATCCAGAAAAAATTCATTAAAGATAAATTAGTAGCTAAGGCGAGCATCAGTGATATATTTTATACGAATAACTATACGGCAACAAGTTATTTCGACGACACTAAAATTTGGATAAGTCATCAAGAACAATCACGCGTTTGCTCCATCTCCTTAATATATAATTTCAAAAAGGGCACGGCGTTTAAGGCGAAAAAAATGGAATCTAGTAATATGGAGGAAAACGGAAGACTATAA